The Claveliimonas bilis genome window below encodes:
- a CDS encoding MATE family efflux transporter has product MNETFMKERPVLPLIFSMALPMVVSMLVNSLYNIVDSFFVAQISEDAMTALSLVFPVQNFINAVAIGFGVGINAAIAFHLGAQDKEKADRAGTRGMLLAGVHGVIMTVVCIAAIRPFLRMFTEAEQVVELGVRYAVIAFSFAVIIAESLAFEKIFQAVGRMKVTMLSLLCGCIANIILDPILIFGLGPFPEMGMEGAALATGIGQVLPLAIYIAVYFISPIPVKIRRSAMKADRKIDRQLYTVGIPAILNIALPSLMISALNTILSVYSQSYIVILGIYYKLQTFLYLPANGIIQGMRPVIGYNYGAGEGERVSKIYKVTLGMTAVIMAVGMVICLMVPEGLIGMFTENSQTVEAGGRALRIISAGFVISAVSVTSSGALEGIGKGIPSLVISVFRYVAVIIPVAFLLSRSMGADGVWHAFWITEVLTAAAAFTVFRKSAAEVCIPGRK; this is encoded by the coding sequence ATGAATGAGACTTTTATGAAAGAAAGGCCGGTTCTGCCTTTGATTTTTTCCATGGCTCTCCCCATGGTCGTTTCTATGCTGGTAAATTCTCTTTATAATATTGTAGACAGTTTTTTTGTGGCGCAGATCAGTGAAGATGCGATGACTGCGCTGTCTCTTGTATTCCCTGTGCAGAATTTCATCAATGCGGTCGCCATCGGATTCGGGGTGGGGATCAATGCAGCCATTGCTTTTCATCTGGGAGCGCAGGATAAGGAAAAGGCGGACAGGGCGGGCACCAGAGGTATGCTTCTGGCCGGAGTGCACGGCGTGATCATGACTGTAGTGTGCATCGCGGCAATCCGTCCGTTCCTTCGGATGTTTACCGAGGCAGAGCAGGTTGTGGAGCTTGGAGTCAGATATGCAGTCATCGCCTTTTCCTTTGCGGTGATTATTGCGGAAAGCCTGGCATTTGAAAAAATTTTTCAGGCAGTGGGAAGAATGAAAGTTACGATGCTCAGCCTTTTGTGCGGCTGCATTGCTAATATTATTCTGGATCCGATTTTAATCTTTGGTCTGGGCCCCTTCCCGGAGATGGGGATGGAAGGAGCGGCATTAGCTACAGGGATCGGTCAGGTTCTGCCACTGGCGATCTACATTGCAGTATATTTTATTTCGCCGATTCCGGTTAAAATCAGGAGAAGTGCCATGAAAGCTGATCGGAAGATAGACCGGCAGCTTTATACGGTAGGGATACCGGCAATCCTGAATATAGCATTGCCTTCTTTGATGATTTCCGCATTAAATACGATTTTATCCGTCTATTCTCAGAGTTACATTGTCATTTTGGGCATTTACTATAAACTGCAGACCTTTCTTTATCTTCCGGCCAACGGGATCATTCAGGGAATGCGTCCGGTGATCGGTTATAATTACGGAGCCGGAGAGGGAGAAAGAGTGTCGAAGATTTACAAAGTTACATTGGGAATGACGGCGGTGATCATGGCAGTGGGAATGGTAATCTGCCTTATGGTGCCGGAGGGGCTGATAGGAATGTTTACAGAAAACAGCCAGACTGTGGAAGCGGGCGGAAGGGCGCTGCGGATCATCAGCGCCGGTTTCGTCATTTCTGCTGTTTCTGTTACGTCTTCAGGAGCGCTGGAAGGTATTGGAAAAGGCATTCCGTCCCTTGTAATTTCTGTTTTCCGCTATGTGGCAGTTATTATTCCGGTAGCATTTCTCCTTAGCCGAAGTATGGGAGCGGACGGCGTGTGGCATGCGTTCTGGATAACAGAAGTGCTCACAGCGGCAGCGGCTTTTACTGTTTTCCGTAAATCAGCAGCTGAAGTTTGTATTCCAGGAAGAAAGTGA
- a CDS encoding threonine aldolase family protein, with product MSRWNNDYNHGAHPAVLEAFIKTNQESYGGYGLDEWCERAAEKIKTHLGSTDADIHFMVGGTQVNYTVIAAALRPYQGVISADSGHIHVHETGAVEHTGHKIHVVKGENGKLSAASVEAEAENYRTSGVKEHITQPKMVYISFPTEYGTLYSKKELEEISAVCRKYGLYLMIDGARMGYGLGAKVNDLKLSDLAALADVFYIGGTKCGAMMGEAVVITNNELKDNFRSYMKQNGGMLAKGWTLGLQFYTLFENDLYFEITGRADKYAMEIREAFEKKGIDFYIDSPTNQQFVLLSEEQMRKLEKKHIFEYQFPEGDRHCVRFCTSWSTKPEDVEELKADILAL from the coding sequence ATGAGTCGATGGAACAATGACTATAATCATGGGGCGCATCCGGCTGTTCTGGAGGCGTTTATAAAAACAAACCAGGAAAGCTATGGCGGGTATGGGCTGGACGAATGGTGCGAAAGGGCGGCAGAGAAGATCAAGACTCATCTGGGAAGTACTGACGCTGACATTCATTTTATGGTAGGAGGAACGCAGGTAAACTATACCGTTATTGCGGCAGCTCTTCGTCCCTATCAGGGAGTGATCAGTGCGGACAGCGGACATATCCACGTCCACGAGACAGGGGCGGTGGAGCATACAGGACACAAGATCCATGTTGTAAAAGGAGAAAACGGAAAGCTGTCGGCAGCGTCTGTTGAAGCAGAAGCGGAAAATTACAGGACAAGCGGAGTGAAGGAACATATTACACAGCCTAAGATGGTATATATTTCCTTCCCTACAGAGTACGGCACCCTTTATTCCAAAAAAGAGCTTGAGGAAATATCTGCTGTCTGCAGAAAGTACGGTCTGTATCTCATGATAGATGGAGCGAGAATGGGTTACGGGCTTGGAGCCAAGGTAAATGACCTGAAGCTTTCTGATCTTGCGGCGCTTGCCGATGTCTTCTACATAGGGGGTACGAAATGCGGAGCTATGATGGGAGAAGCAGTAGTTATTACAAACAATGAGCTCAAAGATAATTTCCGCAGCTATATGAAGCAGAACGGAGGAATGCTGGCAAAAGGCTGGACGCTGGGCCTGCAGTTCTATACGCTCTTTGAGAACGATCTGTATTTTGAAATTACAGGCCGGGCGGACAAGTACGCCATGGAGATCCGGGAAGCTTTTGAGAAAAAAGGGATTGATTTCTATATTGACAGTCCGACGAATCAGCAGTTTGTTCTGTTAAGTGAAGAGCAGATGAGGAAACTGGAGAAAAAGCATATTTTTGAATACCAGTTTCCGGAGGGGGACAGACACTGCGTGCGGTTTTGCACAAGCTGGAGTACAAAGCCGGAAGATGTAGAGGAACTGAAAGCAGATATTCTGGCGCTGTAG
- the yaaA gene encoding peroxide stress protein YaaA — protein MKIIISPAKKMNTNPDLAEFHDLPAFIEDAGSILEWVRSLTYEEAKKLWKCNDKIASLNYDRMKHMDLKKNLTPAVLSYEGIQYQYMAPAVFEENAMQYIQDHLRILSGFYGVLCPFDGVTPYRLEMQAAAKVEGTENLYEFWNNKLYREVMDEDRTILNLASKEYSRCIEVYLRPGDRFLTCVFGEWNDGKVKQKGTLAKMARGEMVRYMAEHNISDLKEIRWFDRLGYKFSEELSTEEQYIFLK, from the coding sequence ATGAAGATTATAATTTCTCCGGCGAAGAAAATGAATACAAATCCGGACCTTGCAGAGTTTCATGATCTCCCGGCATTTATCGAGGATGCCGGGAGCATTCTTGAATGGGTGAGATCCCTCACCTATGAGGAAGCAAAGAAACTGTGGAAGTGCAATGATAAAATTGCATCATTGAACTACGATAGAATGAAACATATGGATCTGAAGAAAAACCTGACTCCTGCTGTCCTTTCCTATGAAGGAATCCAGTATCAGTATATGGCTCCGGCAGTTTTCGAAGAAAACGCCATGCAGTATATACAGGACCACCTTAGGATACTGTCCGGATTTTATGGAGTACTTTGCCCCTTTGACGGTGTGACGCCATACCGACTTGAGATGCAGGCGGCGGCAAAAGTGGAGGGAACAGAAAATCTCTATGAGTTCTGGAATAATAAGCTGTACAGAGAGGTTATGGATGAGGACAGGACGATCCTGAATCTTGCCTCGAAGGAATATTCCCGGTGTATTGAAGTATACCTTCGCCCCGGTGACAGATTTCTCACCTGTGTGTTCGGGGAATGGAACGACGGAAAAGTGAAACAGAAAGGAACCCTTGCCAAGATGGCCAGAGGAGAGATGGTACGCTATATGGCAGAACACAATATTTCAGATCTGAAGGAAATCCGCTGGTTTGACAGGCTGGGATATAAGTTCAGTGAAGAGCTGTCCACGGAAGAGCAATACATATTTCTGAAATAA
- a CDS encoding DNA-methyltransferase, producing the protein MRKKAEQKTDMSKVINRLFEGDCLEYMEKIPDGSVDMILCDLPYGMTQNQWDCYIPLEELWKQYKRVIKQNGAIVLTSNGVFTAKLILSQPGIFKYKWVWEKSKPTNFLNAKKQPLRKYEDVCVFYKKQPTYHPQMTPGEPYDKGVRKDQLCGNYGDFDPVHVASKGERYPTDIIYIKTAESEGAVYHPTQKPVELGRYMVRTYTNPGDVVLDNTFGSGSFLVAALMEGRNFIGIEKNENVALFKREEIDYIEVAKKRLKEAWDGLDKKSRKHIEVENLIKEFEER; encoded by the coding sequence ATGAGGAAAAAAGCAGAGCAAAAGACAGATATGAGTAAAGTAATAAACAGGCTTTTTGAGGGGGACTGTCTGGAATATATGGAGAAGATCCCTGACGGGAGCGTGGATATGATCCTGTGTGATCTTCCTTACGGGATGACACAGAATCAGTGGGACTGCTATATTCCTCTTGAGGAACTCTGGAAGCAGTACAAACGGGTCATCAAGCAGAACGGGGCGATCGTGCTCACTTCAAACGGTGTATTTACAGCAAAGCTGATCTTAAGCCAGCCTGGTATTTTCAAATATAAATGGGTGTGGGAGAAGTCAAAGCCCACCAATTTTTTAAATGCAAAAAAACAGCCTCTGCGCAAGTACGAGGATGTCTGTGTCTTTTATAAAAAGCAGCCGACTTATCATCCGCAGATGACGCCCGGCGAACCTTATGACAAAGGGGTGAGAAAGGATCAGCTGTGCGGAAATTACGGAGACTTTGATCCGGTCCATGTGGCAAGCAAAGGGGAGAGGTATCCTACAGATATTATTTATATAAAAACGGCAGAAAGTGAAGGTGCAGTTTACCATCCTACCCAGAAACCGGTAGAGCTTGGCAGATATATGGTTCGGACCTACACCAATCCGGGGGATGTCGTACTGGACAATACGTTCGGCAGCGGTTCTTTCCTTGTGGCGGCTCTGATGGAGGGCCGGAATTTTATTGGAATAGAGAAAAATGAGAATGTAGCTCTCTTTAAGAGAGAAGAAATAGACTATATCGAGGTGGCAAAAAAAAGGCTGAAGGAAGCGTGGGACGGCCTGGATAAAAAAAGCAGGAAACATATAGAAGTGGAGAATCTGATCAAAGAGTTCGAAGAAAGGTAA